One genomic segment of Chitinophaga sancti includes these proteins:
- a CDS encoding TolC family protein: protein MMKKLSYYLIAGLLLFSWECAYAQDTARIFSLGDLEDMVFMNHPIVKQAALLSDAAKASVLQSKGEFDPTLKSAFGRKLFGHTTYYNNWHNELKVPLYIAGADLKVGYDRNTGVYTNPETHTTDAGLVAVGLNIPLGAGLLIDARRSTLWQAKAMLSYAEADKVKQINSVWFGAVKDYWNWYYAFREYVLIKEGLDLATKRFKALTNQALLGDKPGLDTIEASITVQDREIQLAKSEIEVKNAMLVLSNHLWNEKGIPLELPKDAIPQESNQQLQLPDRVLLDSLLGLADMHPELVKLRAKGEQLDVERRFAQEKLKPKININGSLLSRRTDFGSYVPDYYDFGWSNYKIGVDFAFPLFLRAERGKLKQVRFKQQQVDYDLMQSGREINNNITASFNSLTAYQSQLILQVQSINNQQALLAGELQKFDLGESTLFLINSRESKLIDMKIKRESIISGYQKKLAELYYKAGTRQQL, encoded by the coding sequence ATGATGAAGAAATTAAGCTATTATTTAATTGCCGGCTTACTGCTGTTTTCGTGGGAATGTGCATATGCGCAGGATACGGCCAGAATCTTTTCGCTGGGGGATCTGGAAGATATGGTTTTTATGAATCATCCTATCGTAAAACAGGCCGCTTTATTGAGCGATGCGGCAAAGGCCAGCGTGCTGCAATCAAAAGGAGAATTTGACCCGACATTGAAATCTGCTTTCGGACGTAAATTATTTGGTCATACTACGTACTATAATAACTGGCATAATGAACTGAAGGTACCTTTATACATTGCCGGCGCTGATCTGAAAGTAGGCTATGACCGCAACACGGGTGTGTATACAAATCCTGAAACACATACGACCGATGCAGGTCTTGTGGCAGTAGGTTTAAACATACCACTAGGTGCAGGGCTGCTGATTGATGCGAGGCGTAGTACGCTCTGGCAGGCAAAAGCCATGCTGAGCTATGCAGAAGCAGATAAAGTGAAACAGATTAACAGCGTGTGGTTTGGTGCCGTAAAAGATTACTGGAACTGGTACTATGCCTTCAGGGAATATGTGTTGATTAAAGAAGGGCTGGATCTTGCCACAAAGCGTTTTAAAGCACTGACTAATCAGGCATTACTGGGTGATAAACCAGGACTGGATACCATCGAAGCAAGCATTACTGTGCAGGACAGAGAGATCCAGCTGGCTAAAAGTGAGATAGAAGTAAAGAATGCGATGCTGGTACTTTCCAATCATCTCTGGAACGAGAAAGGTATACCGCTGGAGCTACCCAAAGATGCGATTCCACAAGAGTCAAATCAGCAACTGCAATTGCCAGACAGAGTACTGCTGGACTCTTTACTTGGATTGGCCGATATGCACCCGGAGCTGGTAAAACTGCGTGCTAAGGGAGAGCAACTGGATGTAGAACGCCGGTTTGCACAGGAGAAGCTGAAGCCCAAGATCAATATAAATGGATCATTGCTGAGCCGACGTACAGATTTTGGTTCTTATGTACCGGATTATTATGACTTTGGATGGAGTAACTATAAGATAGGGGTAGATTTTGCTTTCCCGTTGTTCCTACGTGCAGAGCGGGGGAAACTGAAACAGGTGAGATTTAAACAGCAGCAGGTAGATTACGATCTGATGCAATCCGGACGCGAGATTAACAATAATATCACGGCCTCATTTAATAGTCTCACAGCTTATCAGTCACAGCTAATCTTGCAGGTGCAGAGTATTAATAACCAGCAGGCATTATTAGCCGGTGAATTGCAGAAATTTGATCTGGGAGAGAGTACGTTGTTTTTGATTAATAGCAGGGAAAGTAAGCTGATAGATATGAAGATCAAGAGAGAGAGTATCATATCAGGGTATCAGAAAAAACTGGCTGAATTATATTATAAAGCTGGAACCAGACAGCAATTATAG